Proteins co-encoded in one Ralstonia sp. RRA genomic window:
- a CDS encoding glycosyltransferase family 4 protein: MKVLVVNNMAPFVWGGAEELADHLARNLIIAGHQAEVLRIPFQWEPSYGIPSQMLMVRNLEISNVDRVIALKFPAYLIRHPRKTLWLLHQYRQAYDLFDAGQSNIADDATGKETRSIIKNADDEAFAECGRIYTNSDVTRKRLAKYNGFDAEVLLPPLNDPELFTGGTASGYVFAGGRVNGMKRQHLLLEAMALTGSHVRLVVAGPPDTPEDADKLARLVEHYGLQGRVHIDLRFLSRMELARYVNEATACAYLPFDEDSLGYVAMEAATAGKPIITASDSGGVLGLVRDGETGWVAEPTAESLAGALERACRDVESVRAMGLAARSLWTDMRISWPNTITRLLA, from the coding sequence ATGAAGGTGCTGGTTGTCAACAATATGGCTCCATTTGTTTGGGGCGGCGCCGAAGAGTTGGCGGACCATCTGGCAAGGAATCTGATTATTGCAGGGCATCAAGCTGAAGTATTGAGAATTCCGTTTCAATGGGAACCTTCCTACGGAATTCCGTCGCAAATGCTGATGGTACGCAACCTTGAGATTAGCAATGTTGATCGTGTAATCGCGTTGAAGTTTCCGGCCTACCTGATCAGGCATCCGAGGAAAACTCTGTGGCTGCTGCATCAATATCGACAGGCGTACGACTTGTTTGATGCAGGACAGTCAAACATCGCCGATGATGCAACGGGAAAAGAGACGCGTTCAATCATCAAGAATGCGGATGATGAAGCGTTCGCGGAATGCGGGCGGATTTATACGAACTCGGATGTTACTCGTAAAAGACTGGCGAAATACAACGGCTTTGATGCAGAGGTGCTGTTGCCCCCGTTGAATGACCCCGAGCTGTTTACTGGCGGTACAGCTAGCGGCTATGTCTTCGCTGGCGGGCGTGTGAATGGAATGAAGCGGCAGCATCTTTTGCTTGAAGCGATGGCGCTCACCGGATCGCATGTTCGGCTGGTAGTGGCTGGGCCGCCGGATACTCCTGAGGACGCTGATAAGCTTGCGCGCTTAGTCGAGCACTATGGCTTGCAAGGGCGCGTGCATATCGATCTTAGGTTCTTGAGTCGGATGGAGTTGGCGCGTTATGTCAATGAGGCAACAGCCTGCGCATATCTTCCCTTCGACGAGGATTCTCTTGGATATGTGGCAATGGAAGCTGCTACCGCAGGGAAGCCAATTATTACTGCGTCTGACAGTGGTGGTGTTCTTGGTCTAGTCAGAGACGGCGAAACGGGCTGGGTTGCAGAGCCGACTGCAGAGTCGTTGGCCGGTGCTCTTGAGAGGGCTTGTAGGGATGTTGAGTCTGTCCGGGCCATGGGGCTGGCGGCGCGAAGCCTTTGGACCGATATGCGGATCTCTTGGCCAAATACGATCACGAGGTTATTGGCATGA
- a CDS encoding NAD-dependent epimerase/dehydratase family protein, which yields MKRALITGIEGFTGRHLAQALACAGYAVSGLSHRPSGELSWPVHACDLLDRGALSGVVSLVRPDVVIHLAGIAFVAHSDPAAIYQTNVVGTRNLLDALAASGSQASAVLLASSANVYGNAQVQPLVEEQALAPANDYAVSKLAMEYVAKLWGDKLPITIVRPFNYTGIGQPLNFLLPKIVKHFADRAPVLELGNLDVIRDFSDVRNVVDVYSRLLGADVAGQTFNVCSGTGYSLRDILAIMRDLTGHWPEITTNPSFVRGSEVHKLIGSPARLQRAVGPISWIHIRETLAWMLEASN from the coding sequence ATGAAGCGGGCGCTCATTACAGGTATCGAGGGGTTTACAGGGCGTCACCTCGCGCAAGCGCTCGCTTGCGCGGGTTATGCTGTCAGTGGTCTCTCGCACCGGCCGTCGGGTGAGTTGTCATGGCCCGTGCACGCATGCGACTTGTTGGATCGCGGGGCGCTTTCCGGCGTTGTCTCGTTGGTCAGGCCGGACGTTGTAATCCATTTGGCGGGCATTGCATTTGTTGCGCACAGTGACCCCGCCGCGATATATCAAACGAACGTCGTTGGCACGCGAAATTTGCTTGATGCGCTCGCCGCGTCGGGGAGTCAAGCGAGTGCTGTTCTGTTAGCGAGCAGCGCTAATGTATATGGGAATGCGCAGGTTCAGCCGCTCGTTGAAGAGCAGGCTCTCGCGCCTGCAAATGACTATGCTGTTAGCAAGCTGGCGATGGAGTATGTCGCCAAATTATGGGGTGATAAGCTGCCAATTACGATCGTTCGCCCATTCAACTATACGGGCATTGGTCAGCCGCTCAATTTCTTGTTACCCAAGATAGTCAAACACTTTGCCGACCGAGCTCCTGTTTTAGAGCTCGGTAATTTGGATGTCATTCGTGATTTCTCGGATGTGCGGAATGTCGTTGATGTGTATTCTCGCTTGCTCGGCGCGGATGTGGCTGGGCAGACATTTAATGTCTGTTCGGGAACAGGCTACTCGTTGCGCGATATATTGGCGATCATGCGCGATTTGACCGGGCATTGGCCAGAGATCACCACCAATCCATCTTTCGTTCGTGGGAGTGAAGTCCACAAGCTGATTGGTAGTCCGGCGCGTTTGCAGCGTGCGGTAGGCCCAATCTCGTGGATTCATATTCGCGAGACCCTCGCTTGGATGCTGGAGGCATCGAATTGA
- a CDS encoding glycosyltransferase family 4 protein, whose protein sequence is MKILFFTPIKVASAIGRVSKLIVEQLLLLGHEVVVIRSEDSAEFGGATHPFSCEIVNWNERKRVERLAAQSELVIYQIGNHYPYHRGCLEWLPVAPGVISLHDNFLGHLFWSWSERMGRDKANAVLSGIYGEKTAQSFFNHSSAEAFLEFASQFAPMTEWIAAMGTAVIVHSSWAMERIARSCRGPSEVVALPYDAPYLERTEPKALIEESDRLIVLTIGHVNPNKRYSSIIKAIGESALLRDRVSFRIVGPAESHTIQELTALAGQLGVQLTMTGPVGDEELATEIQNADIMCCLRWPALEAASASTIEAMLYGKAVIVTDTGFYRDLPSDSVMKVIPEREIPDLRTCLEGLVEGREIRVALGEVARNYAAKTFRADTYAAAIVQMNHRILQSHVVAGAARQVVSTLVRWGSRGDVAVGKAITGPLALIR, encoded by the coding sequence ATGAAGATTCTGTTCTTCACTCCGATCAAGGTAGCGTCCGCAATCGGTCGCGTGTCCAAGCTTATCGTTGAGCAGCTTCTCCTGTTGGGCCATGAAGTAGTGGTGATTCGGTCAGAGGATTCGGCGGAGTTTGGCGGCGCAACGCATCCGTTTTCATGCGAGATTGTTAATTGGAATGAGCGCAAGCGCGTTGAGCGGCTTGCAGCGCAATCCGAGTTGGTTATTTACCAGATCGGGAATCACTATCCATACCATCGGGGGTGTCTGGAGTGGCTGCCAGTTGCGCCAGGCGTGATTTCTCTGCATGACAATTTTTTGGGTCATCTGTTCTGGTCTTGGTCGGAGAGGATGGGTCGCGACAAGGCAAACGCGGTGCTTTCAGGTATTTACGGAGAAAAGACCGCGCAGTCTTTCTTTAATCACTCTAGTGCCGAAGCATTTCTCGAGTTTGCGAGTCAGTTTGCACCCATGACTGAATGGATCGCAGCGATGGGGACCGCGGTGATTGTTCACTCGAGTTGGGCTATGGAGCGAATTGCTCGTTCCTGTCGTGGTCCGTCCGAAGTAGTGGCTTTGCCTTATGATGCTCCATATTTGGAACGGACTGAGCCAAAGGCTCTGATTGAGGAGTCAGATCGCCTCATTGTATTGACGATTGGACACGTCAATCCGAACAAACGATATTCGAGCATCATTAAGGCGATTGGTGAAAGCGCATTGCTGCGCGATCGCGTCTCTTTTCGCATAGTTGGGCCAGCAGAGTCGCACACTATTCAGGAGTTGACAGCACTGGCTGGGCAGCTTGGCGTGCAGCTCACGATGACAGGGCCGGTTGGAGATGAAGAGCTGGCGACCGAGATACAGAACGCAGACATCATGTGTTGTCTGCGCTGGCCAGCTTTAGAGGCCGCGTCTGCATCGACAATCGAGGCCATGCTATATGGGAAGGCCGTTATAGTGACGGATACGGGCTTCTATCGCGACCTGCCCAGCGACTCCGTCATGAAGGTCATACCGGAGCGGGAAATTCCCGACTTGCGAACTTGCCTTGAGGGATTGGTGGAGGGGCGGGAGATTCGAGTTGCTCTCGGAGAGGTGGCTCGGAATTATGCGGCCAAAACATTCAGGGCGGACACGTATGCGGCGGCTATAGTTCAAATGAACCATCGGATTTTGCAGTCGCATGTTGTGGCGGGCGCCGCACGGCAGGTCGTAAGTACATTGGTGCGATGGGGCTCGCGAGGGGATGTCGCAGTTGGTAAGGCGATTACCGGGCCGCTTGCGCTAATTCGATAA
- a CDS encoding capsular biosynthesis protein — protein MSNVGAATRLASPATSTLRGVTRGWRTLASIPGIAGGVWSEWWAGRAVLRLKRLADATTPALLPGPIWSTCKLGEPMLSWFRLPGPGGAGDPLLHALQALFASADCLGTAPGLPDLMARVVAARADVARDAVPECPPELMQSRGKPRVLLIDQPCGADATRAAFARMAAAAQREHPNAEFWIWPATRGAAGGLSGAGELPAGASSVAAGFSFFAALSHVDHVYTVSAPEGMHALLAGVPVRVFGCPYYAGWGLTADDLLIPDRQHRPTLAALFDAVYLRLVRYLDPETHRVGTLERALDSIELQRAVRTRYADCQRVAGVRFQRWKRLFATPYLTAGGGKLRWTHAPEQIEPGERAVVWGGKSAQGIPAGAPMLRMEDGFFHSNGLGSDMNAPCSQVLDREGLYFDARSPNELTHILNTTQFDDAELVRAAALRALVSELGVTKYNLGRRAPGWKAPTGKTVILVAGQVADDASIRFGTGALGTAEALLEAVRRRNPDGFIVYKPHPDVLSGNRQGLVHARELADIVDAEADVLSLVDCADEVHVLSSLAGFDALLRGKRVFTYGLPFYAGWGLTHDALALPWRQRTLTLDMLVAGALLRYPIYWDWNTRLFTTPEAVVRKLGLTAARPLERIAGDWRRPLRKAWRWSRNAVWYGMWAWAQRRKARLSGMMLPGATNVAIR, from the coding sequence ATGAGCAACGTGGGTGCGGCGACTCGGCTCGCGTCTCCGGCCACCTCGACTTTGCGTGGCGTGACACGAGGTTGGCGCACGCTTGCCTCAATTCCAGGTATTGCCGGTGGTGTGTGGAGCGAGTGGTGGGCCGGACGGGCAGTCCTTCGGCTTAAACGGCTTGCTGACGCCACCACGCCGGCTTTGCTTCCCGGCCCGATTTGGTCGACGTGCAAGCTGGGGGAGCCGATGCTGTCCTGGTTCAGGCTGCCCGGGCCAGGCGGTGCGGGAGATCCACTGCTGCACGCCCTCCAAGCCTTGTTTGCCAGTGCCGACTGTCTTGGGACCGCGCCGGGGCTGCCTGACCTGATGGCGCGCGTGGTGGCCGCCCGAGCAGATGTCGCGCGCGATGCCGTGCCAGAGTGTCCGCCGGAATTGATGCAATCACGCGGCAAACCGCGCGTGCTGCTGATCGACCAGCCGTGCGGTGCGGATGCAACGCGGGCCGCATTTGCACGCATGGCGGCGGCGGCACAGCGTGAGCACCCCAACGCGGAATTCTGGATCTGGCCCGCCACTCGTGGCGCTGCTGGTGGGCTATCTGGCGCGGGTGAGTTGCCTGCGGGTGCAAGTAGCGTTGCCGCCGGGTTCAGCTTCTTTGCCGCGCTGTCGCACGTCGACCACGTCTATACAGTGAGCGCGCCGGAAGGCATGCACGCGCTATTGGCGGGCGTGCCGGTGCGCGTGTTCGGGTGCCCCTATTACGCAGGGTGGGGTCTGACAGCAGATGACCTTCTGATACCAGATCGTCAACACCGCCCGACCCTCGCCGCGCTGTTCGACGCGGTCTATCTGCGGCTTGTGCGCTATCTGGATCCGGAAACCCATCGTGTTGGCACGCTCGAGCGCGCGCTCGACAGCATTGAATTGCAGCGCGCGGTACGCACGCGCTATGCGGATTGCCAACGCGTTGCCGGCGTGCGTTTCCAACGATGGAAGCGGCTTTTCGCCACGCCTTACCTGACCGCTGGCGGTGGCAAATTGCGCTGGACGCATGCACCGGAGCAGATCGAGCCAGGCGAACGCGCTGTGGTGTGGGGCGGCAAAAGCGCGCAGGGTATTCCTGCTGGTGCGCCCATGCTGCGTATGGAAGATGGTTTCTTCCATTCGAATGGGCTGGGTTCCGATATGAACGCCCCTTGCAGCCAGGTGCTGGATCGGGAGGGGCTGTATTTTGACGCGCGCAGCCCGAACGAACTGACGCACATCCTGAACACCACGCAGTTCGACGATGCAGAGCTTGTTCGGGCGGCGGCGCTACGCGCACTGGTCTCTGAGTTGGGCGTCACGAAGTACAACCTTGGCCGTCGCGCACCAGGTTGGAAGGCGCCGACTGGCAAGACCGTCATTCTTGTGGCGGGCCAGGTGGCCGACGATGCTTCCATCCGCTTCGGTACGGGGGCGCTCGGCACCGCTGAAGCGTTGCTGGAAGCCGTGCGCAGACGCAATCCGGATGGTTTTATCGTCTACAAGCCGCACCCGGATGTGTTGTCGGGCAATCGGCAGGGGCTGGTGCACGCGCGCGAGCTGGCAGACATTGTCGACGCCGAGGCCGACGTGCTCTCGCTGGTCGATTGCGCCGACGAGGTGCACGTGCTGTCGTCACTCGCCGGTTTTGATGCCTTGTTGCGAGGCAAGCGCGTGTTCACCTATGGCTTGCCGTTCTACGCCGGCTGGGGATTGACGCACGACGCGCTGGCACTGCCGTGGCGGCAGCGCACCCTGACGCTCGACATGCTGGTGGCCGGAGCGCTGCTGCGGTACCCGATCTACTGGGACTGGAACACGCGGTTGTTCACCACGCCAGAGGCGGTCGTCCGCAAGCTTGGGTTGACCGCTGCGCGCCCGCTTGAGCGGATTGCCGGCGATTGGCGAAGGCCGCTGCGCAAGGCATGGCGTTGGAGCCGGAATGCCGTGTGGTACGGAATGTGGGCTTGGGCGCAACGTCGAAAGGCGCGCCTGAGCGGAATGATGTTGCCGGGAGCAACCAACGTTGCAATCCGGTAA
- a CDS encoding glycosyltransferase family 1 protein, with protein MLPIFLDVTRLLDRLAKRTLPTGVDRVGLAYIRHYAPRARAVLSERGFYSVLSERESAQAFTLLLKQDSTRWRDARMLMVRATLGALRREPFDRGVLLHTSHSGLEYGRYFQSLTNRNIRTVFMLHDLIPLTHAEYCRPGVRETHQERMRVALGHAVGVIANSQATLDSLTEEAQRSGWSVPKTVVARLASGVPAAEVGERPLAQPYFVMLGTIEPRKNHWFVLHVWRRLVEVLGERAPKLVIIGRRGWECENAIDMLERCAALRGVVIEEADCSDARLHNYLHHAQALLFPSFVEGYGMPLAEALAMRVPVIASDLPVFREIAGDIPDYLDPLDGPGWMARIQEYASANSPQRASQLVRVEGFREPTWQQHFEVVDQFIEGLL; from the coding sequence GTGCTACCGATATTTCTGGACGTCACGCGGCTTCTGGACAGGCTGGCAAAGCGGACGCTACCAACCGGTGTGGATCGCGTCGGCCTTGCCTATATCCGCCACTACGCACCGCGCGCGCGGGCTGTTCTGAGCGAGCGCGGATTCTATTCCGTATTATCCGAGCGGGAATCTGCGCAGGCTTTCACGCTGTTGCTAAAACAGGATTCCACCCGTTGGAGGGATGCACGAATGCTAATGGTGCGTGCTACCCTCGGCGCCTTGCGGCGCGAGCCATTTGATCGGGGCGTGCTTTTGCACACCAGCCACTCCGGCCTGGAATATGGGCGATATTTCCAATCGTTAACAAATCGGAATATCCGAACGGTTTTCATGCTGCACGATTTAATTCCGCTCACGCATGCCGAGTATTGCCGCCCCGGCGTGCGAGAGACCCATCAGGAGCGGATGCGTGTGGCGCTTGGCCATGCGGTGGGCGTGATTGCCAATTCGCAGGCGACGCTGGATTCCCTGACGGAGGAAGCGCAGCGCTCGGGCTGGTCGGTACCAAAAACCGTCGTGGCCCGCTTGGCCTCCGGCGTGCCCGCTGCCGAGGTGGGCGAGCGCCCACTTGCGCAGCCGTATTTCGTCATGCTGGGTACGATCGAGCCGCGCAAGAACCACTGGTTTGTGCTGCACGTCTGGCGCCGCCTGGTTGAAGTGCTGGGCGAACGTGCCCCCAAACTGGTCATCATTGGCCGGCGTGGCTGGGAGTGCGAAAACGCGATCGACATGCTGGAACGCTGTGCTGCCCTGCGCGGCGTCGTCATCGAAGAAGCCGACTGTTCCGACGCGCGCCTCCATAACTACCTGCATCATGCGCAGGCCCTGCTGTTCCCATCTTTCGTGGAGGGCTACGGCATGCCTTTGGCCGAGGCGCTTGCGATGCGCGTGCCCGTGATTGCCAGTGATCTGCCCGTGTTCCGGGAGATTGCCGGCGATATTCCCGATTACCTTGATCCGCTCGACGGCCCTGGCTGGATGGCGCGCATTCAGGAGTATGCGTCTGCAAACAGCCCGCAGCGTGCGAGCCAACTGGTTCGCGTTGAAGGGTTTCGCGAGCCGACCTGGCAGCAACACTTCGAGGTGGTGGACCAGTTTATCGAGGGCCTGCTCTAA
- the gmd gene encoding GDP-mannose 4,6-dehydratase: MKVAVITGITGQDGAYLAELLLSKNYLVYGTFRRTSSVNFWRIKELGIENHQNLRLVEYDLTDLSSSIRLLQTTNATEVYNLAAQSFVGVSFDQPVTTADITGIGPLNLLEAIRVVNPKIRFYQASTSEMFGKVQAIPQTESTPFYPRSPYGVAKLYAHWITVNYRESYGIFGASGILFNHESPLRGQEFVTRKITDSMAKIRLGQLDVLELGNLGAKRDWGFAKEYVEGMWRMLQADVPDTYVLATNRTETVRDFVSMAAKAADLNLVWEGSDENEVAIDRNTGKVIVKINPKFYRPAEVDLLIGDPSKAQAELDWKPHTTLEQLCQMMVEADIRRNQAGFSF; the protein is encoded by the coding sequence ATGAAAGTAGCTGTCATAACGGGGATTACAGGGCAGGACGGGGCTTATCTGGCGGAACTCTTGCTAAGCAAGAATTATCTTGTGTATGGCACCTTTCGCCGCACCAGCTCTGTGAATTTCTGGAGAATTAAAGAGCTTGGGATTGAAAATCATCAAAATCTTCGATTGGTGGAGTATGATCTTACTGATTTGAGTTCGAGTATTCGGTTGCTGCAAACCACGAATGCGACTGAGGTTTATAATCTCGCGGCACAAAGTTTCGTTGGTGTTTCGTTTGATCAGCCTGTGACGACGGCTGATATCACTGGTATCGGGCCGCTCAATCTGCTTGAGGCAATTAGGGTTGTAAACCCTAAAATTCGCTTCTACCAGGCTAGTACCTCAGAGATGTTCGGGAAGGTGCAAGCAATTCCGCAAACGGAATCTACGCCGTTCTATCCGCGAAGCCCCTACGGTGTTGCGAAGCTGTATGCGCATTGGATTACGGTGAATTATCGTGAAAGCTACGGAATTTTTGGAGCCAGTGGGATTCTTTTTAATCATGAATCCCCGTTGCGCGGACAAGAGTTCGTAACGCGCAAGATTACCGACAGCATGGCGAAAATTCGCCTTGGGCAACTGGATGTGCTTGAGTTGGGGAATCTGGGAGCGAAGCGAGATTGGGGTTTCGCTAAGGAGTACGTGGAGGGAATGTGGCGGATGCTTCAGGCTGACGTGCCTGATACCTACGTGCTCGCCACAAACCGCACCGAAACGGTGCGGGATTTTGTCAGCATGGCTGCCAAAGCAGCGGATCTCAATCTTGTCTGGGAAGGAAGCGATGAAAACGAGGTCGCGATAGATCGCAACACTGGCAAGGTAATTGTTAAGATCAATCCGAAGTTTTATCGCCCTGCAGAGGTCGACCTATTGATTGGCGATCCAAGCAAGGCGCAGGCTGAACTGGATTGGAAGCCGCATACCACATTGGAGCAGCTTTGCCAGATGATGGTGGAAGCCGATATCCGCCGTAATCAAGCGGGATTCTCCTTCTAG
- a CDS encoding mannose-1-phosphate guanylyltransferase/mannose-6-phosphate isomerase, with amino-acid sequence MNIYPVILCGGSGTRLWPMSRGGYPKQYLRLTGEHTLVQQTALRLRGIGNVAGPIMITNEDQRFIVAEQMRSIAVEPSAIVLEPMGRDTAPAVAVAALLALQATPDALLLVLPSDHVIQDDAVFGKLATIAAGVAKDNFLVTFGVEPTEPHTGYGYIRGGEALAATDGTYRVERFVEKPDAVTAARLLEEGGYYWNSGMFMLKASAYLDELRQHAPDILRQAELALNAAKRDADFVRLDAEAFGASPKLSIDYAVMEKTAQAAVVKAAGLGWNDIGSWTALAEIANVDNDGNALFGDVLVEDASNTYVRAEHRMVAAVGVKDLVIVETADAILVAHRDRAQDVKKVVERLNSSGRHESITHRKVFRPWGSYEGIDQGDRFQVKRIIVNPGSSLSLQMHHHRAEHWIVVRGTAKVFNGDQVLLLSENQSTYIPLGVTHRLENPGKIPLELIEVQSGSYLGEDDIVRFEDHYGRVA; translated from the coding sequence ATGAATATTTACCCCGTCATTCTCTGTGGCGGCAGCGGTACCCGTCTCTGGCCGATGTCGCGCGGCGGCTATCCGAAGCAGTATCTCCGGCTGACCGGTGAACACACGCTGGTGCAGCAGACTGCGCTGCGCCTGCGCGGTATCGGCAATGTCGCCGGGCCGATCATGATCACCAATGAGGACCAGCGCTTCATCGTGGCCGAACAAATGCGCAGCATCGCCGTGGAACCTTCGGCGATCGTGCTGGAGCCGATGGGACGTGATACGGCGCCTGCCGTGGCTGTGGCGGCCTTGCTTGCGCTGCAGGCCACGCCTGACGCGCTGCTGCTGGTGCTGCCGTCGGACCACGTGATCCAGGATGATGCGGTGTTCGGCAAGCTCGCCACGATTGCCGCCGGCGTTGCCAAGGACAACTTCCTGGTCACCTTCGGCGTCGAGCCTACCGAACCACATACGGGCTATGGCTATATCCGCGGCGGTGAAGCCCTGGCTGCCACCGATGGTACGTACCGGGTCGAGCGCTTTGTAGAAAAGCCGGATGCGGTAACAGCCGCGCGCCTGTTGGAAGAGGGCGGGTACTACTGGAACAGCGGCATGTTCATGTTGAAGGCATCTGCATACCTGGACGAACTGCGCCAGCATGCGCCGGACATCCTGCGTCAGGCAGAGCTGGCGCTGAACGCTGCCAAGCGCGACGCGGACTTCGTGCGCCTCGACGCAGAAGCCTTCGGCGCCAGCCCCAAGCTGTCGATCGACTACGCCGTCATGGAAAAAACCGCACAGGCTGCTGTGGTGAAGGCTGCAGGCTTGGGCTGGAACGACATCGGCTCATGGACGGCCCTGGCCGAGATCGCAAACGTTGACAATGACGGCAATGCGCTGTTTGGCGACGTGTTGGTTGAGGACGCTAGCAACACTTACGTGCGCGCCGAACACCGCATGGTGGCGGCAGTGGGCGTCAAGGACCTGGTGATTGTGGAAACCGCTGACGCGATCCTGGTGGCGCACCGTGACCGGGCGCAAGACGTCAAGAAGGTCGTCGAGCGGCTGAACAGCTCGGGGCGGCATGAGTCGATCACGCATCGCAAGGTGTTCCGCCCCTGGGGCTCGTACGAGGGCATCGATCAGGGCGACCGCTTCCAGGTCAAGCGCATCATCGTCAATCCGGGCTCTTCGCTCAGCCTGCAAATGCATCACCATCGCGCCGAACACTGGATCGTCGTGCGCGGTACCGCCAAGGTGTTCAATGGTGATCAAGTGCTGTTGCTGTCGGAAAACCAGTCGACCTATATCCCGCTCGGCGTGACCCATCGCCTGGAAAATCCGGGCAAGATTCCGCTCGAGCTGATTGAGGTGCAATCGGGCTCCTACCTTGGCGAGGACGACATCGTGCGCTTTGAAGACCACTACGGGCGCGTCGCATAA
- a CDS encoding polysaccharide biosynthesis/export family protein has product MRSLSALLAAVSIVGTASLTACSIVPSSGPTRSQVTDATEASVTAGIQIVDVTEEVAQRLLAERQTTDFARTLGGSTQFQQQLGVGDVIEVSVWEAPPATLFGATGMDPRAAPSNARVSVLPEQTISGDGYINVPFAGQIKAAGRTTTQLEKDVTAALKGKANQPQVLVRLSKNVTSYVTVVGDVASSTRMQLTARGERLLDAVASAGGVRQPVDKMTIQVTRGNTVQTLPLQTIIRDPHQNVPLRAGDVVTALFQPLSFTALGATGKNQEINFEAQGITLAQAIARAGGLEDSRSDAQGVFIFRFEDVGALPWPRQPVRTTQNGKVPVVYRVNLKDPGSFFVAQTFAMDNKDLLYVSNAPIAELQKFLNVVFTVAYPVVTTVNTFK; this is encoded by the coding sequence ATGCGCAGCCTGTCCGCCTTGTTGGCGGCCGTGTCAATTGTCGGCACGGCTAGCCTTACCGCTTGTTCCATCGTTCCCTCCTCTGGCCCAACCAGGTCTCAGGTAACAGACGCGACCGAAGCATCCGTCACCGCAGGGATCCAGATCGTTGACGTGACCGAAGAGGTAGCTCAACGCCTTCTGGCAGAACGCCAGACAACCGACTTTGCCCGAACCTTGGGTGGCAGCACGCAATTTCAACAGCAACTAGGGGTCGGCGACGTCATTGAAGTGTCTGTCTGGGAGGCCCCGCCGGCCACCCTGTTTGGCGCCACCGGCATGGACCCGCGCGCTGCGCCAAGCAACGCTCGCGTTTCCGTGTTGCCCGAACAAACGATCAGCGGCGACGGCTACATCAATGTTCCATTTGCCGGGCAAATCAAAGCCGCCGGACGCACCACCACACAACTGGAAAAGGACGTTACCGCGGCCCTCAAGGGCAAGGCCAACCAGCCGCAGGTGCTGGTGCGGCTTTCCAAGAACGTCACCTCTTACGTCACCGTCGTGGGCGACGTTGCCTCCAGTACCCGCATGCAACTGACGGCACGTGGTGAGCGCCTGCTTGATGCAGTCGCCAGCGCTGGCGGCGTGCGCCAACCGGTGGACAAAATGACCATCCAGGTCACCCGCGGCAACACGGTCCAGACTCTGCCGCTGCAAACCATCATTCGCGACCCCCACCAGAATGTGCCGCTGCGCGCCGGCGACGTGGTCACCGCGCTATTCCAGCCGTTGAGCTTTACCGCACTTGGCGCCACCGGCAAGAACCAGGAAATCAATTTCGAAGCACAAGGCATTACGCTGGCGCAGGCAATTGCCCGCGCCGGCGGCCTGGAAGACTCCCGCTCCGACGCACAGGGTGTGTTCATCTTCCGCTTTGAAGACGTCGGCGCCCTACCCTGGCCGCGCCAACCGGTACGCACCACCCAGAACGGCAAGGTTCCAGTGGTCTACCGTGTGAACTTGAAAGACCCAGGGAGCTTCTTCGTTGCGCAGACGTTTGCAATGGACAATAAGGACTTGCTGTACGTGTCGAATGCGCCAATTGCGGAACTGCAGAAATTCTTGAATGTGGTGTTCACTGTGGCTTATCCAGTGGTCACCACGGTTAATACGTTCAAGTAG